From a region of the Pseudomonadota bacterium genome:
- a CDS encoding long-chain fatty acid--CoA ligase, protein MALWLNLGEILRVNAVKFPARVAFCDKSRRFTFPQTNARVNRLVHALVGLGVAKGDKVSCFMENSIEICELYLACAKLGAVINPINFRLVGPEIEYIVNDADARVLLVDTEFAPLISEIRSKLTGVDSFIVVGEACDGYLEYEKMLAGAADDEPEAGVLPADPWILLYTSGTTGRPKGVVRSHESYIAFYLINGSDFGFSYRDMVLTCMPLCHVNTTFFSFAATYFGGGNYIQPARFFKPENILGIVAREKITFISLIPTHYNLIFNLTPEQLHSFDLSSLEKLLCSSAPARREHKEAILKLVPGVKLYEGYGSTEAGIVTTLMPEDQMRKPGSIGKESSGTDLVRILDESGNDVAPGEVGELYSRGPMLFDHYYKLPEATAEAFQGQYFSAGDMARRDAEGYYYLVDRKKNMIITGGENVYPSEVENVIASHAAVFDVAVVGLPHEKWGEEVSAVIILKEGRTLTDKELIDYCRTQLAVYKCPKRVFFIAADEMPRTGTGKILHRVLRERYGN, encoded by the coding sequence CGTGGCCTTCTGCGACAAATCACGCCGGTTTACCTTTCCGCAGACCAACGCGCGGGTCAATCGCCTGGTCCATGCCCTGGTCGGGCTGGGCGTGGCGAAAGGAGACAAAGTTTCCTGTTTCATGGAAAATTCCATCGAGATCTGTGAGCTTTATCTAGCCTGCGCCAAGCTGGGAGCCGTGATCAACCCGATAAATTTCCGTCTGGTCGGTCCTGAAATCGAGTATATCGTCAATGATGCCGATGCCCGGGTGCTGTTGGTGGATACGGAGTTTGCCCCGCTGATCAGCGAAATCCGCAGCAAACTGACAGGGGTTGACAGCTTTATCGTGGTGGGAGAGGCTTGCGACGGTTACCTGGAGTATGAAAAAATGCTGGCCGGGGCGGCTGATGACGAGCCCGAAGCCGGCGTGCTGCCGGCCGACCCCTGGATTTTGCTTTACACTTCGGGAACGACCGGGCGACCTAAAGGGGTGGTGCGCTCGCATGAGTCCTATATCGCTTTTTATCTGATCAACGGCAGCGATTTTGGGTTCAGCTACCGTGACATGGTTTTGACTTGCATGCCTTTATGCCATGTCAACACGACCTTTTTTTCCTTTGCCGCAACCTATTTCGGCGGAGGTAATTATATTCAGCCGGCGCGTTTTTTCAAACCGGAAAATATTCTCGGCATCGTGGCCCGGGAGAAGATTACGTTCATTTCGCTGATTCCGACCCACTACAATCTGATTTTTAATCTTACCCCGGAACAGCTTCATTCCTTTGATCTTTCCTCACTGGAAAAACTGCTTTGTTCTTCGGCACCGGCGCGCCGGGAGCATAAGGAAGCGATTCTCAAGCTGGTGCCCGGAGTCAAGCTCTACGAGGGTTACGGCTCGACCGAGGCCGGAATCGTCACCACCCTGATGCCGGAGGATCAGATGCGCAAACCCGGCTCCATCGGCAAGGAGTCTTCCGGAACGGATCTGGTTCGCATCCTCGATGAGAGCGGTAACGATGTCGCTCCGGGCGAGGTCGGGGAACTCTATTCCCGTGGACCGATGCTCTTCGACCACTATTACAAGCTGCCGGAAGCGACGGCGGAAGCCTTTCAGGGCCAATATTTTTCCGCCGGGGACATGGCCCGCCGCGACGCAGAGGGCTACTATTATCTGGTTGACCGCAAGAAGAACATGATTATCACCGGAGGGGAGAATGTCTATCCTTCCGAGGTGGAAAACGTGATTGCCTCTCATGCCGCAGTTTTTGATGTCGCGGTCGTCGGCCTGCCCCATGAAAAATGGGGTGAAGAGGTCAGCGCCGTGATTATTCTCAAGGAGGGCCGGACTTTGACCGACAAGGAGCTGATTGACTATTGTCGCACCCAGCTGGCGGTTTATAAATGTCCGAAACGGGTTTTTTTCATTGCCGCCGATGAAATGCCGCGCACCGGCACCGGCAAGATTCTGCACCGGGTGTTGCGCGAACGGTATGGCAACTGA
- a CDS encoding thiolase family protein — MFTKAYIPYGGYYSSPFARWQGTLANENGIELAAATSKRWLAEKKIDVGIFEYLFFGFTIPQNHGFYASPWAAAMMGAERIPGCIISQACSTSTTCVYQAALGIEMGEYTKVFTLMADRCSNGPHLAWPNPKGPGGQLETENWLMDNFGNDPWAKNAMIETAENVAKEGNITRQECDDLALRRFEQYQAALDNDRAFQKRYMFPVELQAGKRKTVIFGEDEGVAPTTAEGLAGLRPVLPGGVHTFGSQTHPADGNCGLIVTDRTTAKELSREAGVEIQVLSYGFYRDRKGYMAAAVVPAAQRALEKAGIGIKEVKAIKTHNPFAVNDLYFAKQLGIDAHAFNNYGSSLVFGHPQGPTAGRCMIEMIEELAMNGGGYGLFAGCAAGDTAAAMVLKVTC; from the coding sequence ATGTTTACCAAAGCTTACATTCCTTATGGCGGTTATTATTCCTCCCCCTTCGCCCGCTGGCAGGGAACCCTGGCCAATGAAAACGGCATCGAACTGGCGGCCGCTACCAGCAAACGCTGGCTGGCGGAAAAGAAGATTGACGTCGGGATTTTCGAGTATCTGTTCTTCGGCTTCACCATTCCCCAGAACCATGGGTTTTACGCCAGCCCCTGGGCCGCGGCGATGATGGGGGCCGAGCGGATTCCGGGCTGTATCATCAGTCAGGCCTGCTCCACCTCGACCACCTGTGTTTATCAGGCGGCCCTGGGTATTGAAATGGGAGAGTATACAAAGGTTTTTACCCTGATGGCCGACCGTTGTTCAAACGGGCCTCATCTGGCCTGGCCCAATCCGAAGGGGCCGGGTGGTCAGCTGGAGACCGAAAACTGGCTGATGGATAATTTCGGCAATGATCCATGGGCTAAAAACGCGATGATCGAGACCGCGGAAAATGTCGCCAAGGAGGGCAACATCACGCGGCAGGAATGCGATGATCTGGCCCTGCGCCGTTTTGAGCAGTATCAGGCAGCCCTGGACAACGACCGGGCGTTTCAGAAGCGTTATATGTTTCCGGTGGAATTGCAGGCCGGCAAGCGCAAGACCGTTATTTTCGGCGAGGATGAAGGGGTGGCTCCGACCACGGCCGAAGGCCTGGCGGGTCTGCGGCCGGTCTTGCCGGGAGGGGTGCATACCTTTGGTTCCCAGACCCATCCCGCCGACGGCAACTGCGGCCTGATCGTTACCGACCGGACAACCGCAAAAGAGTTGAGCCGCGAGGCCGGAGTTGAGATTCAGGTGCTTTCCTATGGGTTCTACCGAGATCGAAAGGGTTATATGGCGGCGGCGGTTGTGCCGGCGGCGCAACGGGCCTTGGAAAAGGCCGGAATCGGTATCAAGGAGGTCAAGGCGATCAAGACCCATAACCCGTTCGCGGTCAACGATCTTTATTTTGCCAAGCAACTGGGAATCGACGCGCACGCTTTCAATAATTACGGGAGCTCTCTGGTTTTTGGTCATCCGCAGGGACCGACCGCCGGGCGCTGCATGATTGAGATGATTGAAGAACTGGCGATGAATGGCGGCGGTTACGGTCTTTTTGCCGGCTGTGCGGCCGGGGATACGGCGGCGGCCATGGTTCTCAAGGTGACCTGCTGA